From Nitrosopumilus sp. b3, the proteins below share one genomic window:
- a CDS encoding ASCH domain-containing protein, which translates to MKCLSVSQPFANLIISGKKTIELRKWNTNFRGDFFIHAPIKIRTEDCKRLKMNMKFVTGAIIGKAEIYDVKKYSSIKEVKMDQKFHLASKNFHDRVFGFKLKNAKELRVPIPWKGQLGFFDVNLPKTKIKNSEIVSDIIDEEYRYQWIGHH; encoded by the coding sequence TTGAAATGTCTTTCAGTTTCACAACCATTTGCTAATTTAATAATTTCAGGAAAAAAAACTATAGAATTACGAAAATGGAACACTAATTTTCGCGGGGATTTTTTTATTCATGCACCAATTAAAATCAGGACGGAGGATTGCAAGAGATTAAAAATGAATATGAAATTTGTTACTGGAGCAATTATTGGAAAAGCTGAGATTTATGATGTTAAAAAATATAGTTCAATAAAAGAAGTAAAAATGGATCAAAAATTTCATTTAGCGTCAAAAAATTTTCATGATAGAGTTTTTGGATTTAAATTAAAAAATGCAAAAGAATTGAGAGTTCCAATTCCATGGAAAGGTCAACTAGGATTTTTTGATGTTAATTTACCAAAAACAAAAATCAAAAATTCAGAAATTGTTTCAGATATAATTGATGAAGAATATCGCTATCAGTGGATAGGACACCATTAG
- the dusB gene encoding tRNA dihydrouridine synthase DusB, which translates to MLPEFSTKAFLAPMAGVSDPALRLQCKQMGAGLVVTEFTNIHSIIAKEKQLKENMQTIQKFIEFSEEERPLSVQLFGSDLVALEKAAKIVEPYFDIIDYNMGCPAPHITQQMAGGALLQEVNLTQQIFSTLVNAVKKPVTLKIRSGVTSASQFLFRDIAEIAEDEGIQMITLHPRTVSQGYSGNADWKMIKELKEISGIPIVGNGDITTPEDAKEMLDYTGCDYVMIGRGAMGNPFLFEQINDYLKTNSYHEYSFKDRLDSFFDYLHLTAKYKIKFANIKSQAMRFTKGMKRGSKLRSKITISKNITELEKIMIDAYSVS; encoded by the coding sequence ATGCTTCCTGAATTCTCCACTAAAGCATTTCTAGCTCCTATGGCGGGAGTCAGTGATCCCGCATTAAGATTACAATGCAAGCAAATGGGAGCTGGACTTGTTGTAACTGAATTTACTAACATTCATAGCATAATAGCAAAAGAAAAACAACTCAAAGAAAATATGCAAACAATTCAAAAGTTCATTGAATTTTCTGAAGAAGAACGTCCTCTATCTGTTCAACTATTTGGTTCTGATCTTGTAGCATTAGAAAAAGCTGCAAAGATTGTAGAACCATATTTTGATATTATTGATTACAATATGGGGTGTCCTGCACCACATATTACTCAACAAATGGCAGGAGGTGCCCTTTTGCAAGAAGTTAATCTAACTCAACAAATTTTTAGTACTCTTGTTAATGCTGTAAAAAAACCTGTAACTCTTAAGATTCGTTCTGGAGTTACTAGTGCAAGTCAATTTCTTTTTCGAGATATTGCTGAAATCGCCGAAGATGAAGGAATTCAAATGATTACTCTTCATCCTAGAACTGTTAGTCAGGGGTATTCTGGAAATGCAGATTGGAAAATGATCAAAGAACTTAAAGAAATTTCTGGAATTCCAATTGTTGGAAATGGGGATATCACTACTCCTGAAGATGCAAAGGAAATGTTAGATTACACTGGATGTGATTATGTGATGATTGGGCGAGGAGCCATGGGAAATCCATTTTTATTTGAACAAATTAATGACTATCTTAAAACAAACTCTTATCATGAATATTCTTTCAAAGATAGGTTGGATTCTTTTTTTGACTATCTACATCTAACTGCAAAATATAAAATCAAATTTGCAAATATTAAGAGTCAGGCAATGAGGTTTACTAAAGGCATGAAAAGAGGTTCTAAACTTCGCTCCAAAATTACCATTTCAAAAAATATTACTGAATTGGAAAAAATAATGATTGATGCATATTCTGTATCTTAG
- a CDS encoding P-II family nitrogen regulator: MKRIEATIQATKMGAVTEAINDLVGGFTILEGKGRGSGIRQQVRSGRGTGSITKDYNSVATVSTIVDDSDVEKISNAIADAAFTGKGGDGIIVVANVESVLNIASKKSGTEAL; encoded by the coding sequence ATGAAACGAATTGAGGCAACTATTCAAGCAACCAAAATGGGAGCTGTCACTGAGGCAATTAATGACCTTGTGGGGGGATTTACCATTCTGGAAGGAAAAGGCAGAGGTTCTGGAATTCGACAACAAGTCAGATCTGGAAGAGGAACAGGTTCAATAACTAAAGACTACAACTCGGTTGCAACTGTTAGTACAATTGTTGATGACTCAGATGTAGAAAAAATTTCAAACGCAATTGCTGATGCAGCTTTTACAGGAAAAGGTGGAGATGGAATCATCGTTGTAGCAAATGTAGAAAGTGTTTTGAACATAGCATCTAAAAAGAGCGGTACTGAAGCCCTCTAA
- a CDS encoding RNA-binding domain-containing protein, whose product MIDKIEVTIDVIVHATEDISKIFQSFEDLFEIKKEDFTVRETLGYFENPIIMLNAKIEKKQAQNFIKKLLGLLSNQQITELIDQIEERTVDSRFHVRLDKQELINGSIIIKEKDTVKIKIHTPIYNKKDTVKTFTEIFQIAN is encoded by the coding sequence ATGATTGATAAGATCGAAGTAACAATTGATGTGATTGTTCATGCTACAGAAGACATCTCAAAAATTTTTCAATCATTCGAAGATTTGTTTGAAATTAAAAAAGAAGACTTTACAGTTCGTGAAACTTTAGGATATTTTGAAAATCCAATTATTATGTTGAATGCAAAAATTGAAAAAAAACAGGCTCAAAACTTTATCAAGAAACTTTTAGGATTGCTCTCAAATCAACAAATTACCGAATTAATTGACCAGATTGAAGAAAGAACAGTGGATTCTAGATTTCATGTTAGATTGGATAAACAAGAATTAATCAATGGTAGCATCATAATTAAAGAAAAAGACACAGTAAAAATAAAAATTCATACTCCCATTTACAACAAAAAAGATACAGTAAAAACATTTACAGAAATTTTTCAGATTGCCAACTAG
- a CDS encoding vWA domain-containing protein gives MQAIQLQTESIVEIATFLVRRWAEKEKMIVEISDKVETRTRLNENKIIITPLEKRIGNDFQKYRQFRTSLWYEAMRVKFCKKILSNDHAFGFILNTLETQRVERLGREIWKGMDYEIIFNYTYMLVARPQLHSVYGKARIVEAFYQYFMFGAIKGEIQSSQFEQIKKATAFANKIVNKAIDENHDTEWLEGNVSEIIKILDIDSLLTIPVSLPFMKAGMALSEEELLKVLKIVSKNKEGDFGSIDPASIMKGENVLDEYKVLLDENKKTENKGLNPEAIGVQTPSTKNVDETVIYDMSLINGLKMKFKEWKTGWKEQHLRAGDEFDEENYIEGNEPFFTDVKKSIKTKIVILLDHSSSIASDAIEYKKATLALCEVLSYLNVKFAVYAFSTENRAVVCWSVKPDNVKWNSITAKRLAQIVANGSTPLAEVYDKMFPILQSKRPDIFLTLTDGEPSDPDAVRLMTKSFKGLGINMVSLGLGPNTVRATTIANNLKHLGYEKTMAVSRLKDIPSKVISILDV, from the coding sequence ATGCAAGCAATTCAATTACAAACAGAATCAATTGTAGAGATTGCCACATTTCTTGTAAGAAGATGGGCTGAAAAAGAAAAAATGATTGTAGAAATTTCAGACAAAGTTGAAACGAGAACAAGATTAAATGAAAATAAAATAATCATAACGCCCTTAGAAAAAAGAATTGGAAATGATTTTCAAAAATATCGTCAATTTAGAACTTCATTATGGTACGAAGCAATGAGGGTAAAATTCTGCAAAAAAATTCTTAGCAATGATCATGCATTTGGATTTATTCTCAATACATTAGAAACACAAAGAGTTGAAAGACTAGGTAGAGAAATTTGGAAAGGCATGGATTACGAGATTATCTTTAATTATACTTACATGCTTGTTGCTAGACCACAACTACATTCAGTTTATGGAAAAGCAAGGATAGTTGAAGCATTCTATCAATACTTTATGTTTGGAGCAATTAAAGGAGAAATTCAATCTAGCCAATTTGAGCAAATAAAAAAAGCAACAGCATTCGCAAATAAAATAGTCAATAAAGCAATTGATGAAAATCATGACACTGAATGGCTTGAAGGAAATGTTAGTGAGATAATTAAGATTCTAGATATCGATTCACTTCTAACGATTCCAGTATCCTTGCCTTTTATGAAAGCAGGAATGGCATTATCTGAAGAAGAATTACTTAAAGTTCTAAAAATAGTTTCAAAGAACAAAGAAGGCGATTTTGGCTCAATAGATCCTGCATCTATTATGAAAGGGGAGAACGTATTAGATGAATACAAAGTACTACTAGATGAAAATAAAAAAACAGAAAATAAAGGACTGAACCCAGAAGCAATTGGAGTTCAAACTCCTTCTACAAAAAATGTTGATGAAACAGTAATTTATGATATGAGTTTGATTAACGGATTAAAAATGAAATTTAAAGAATGGAAAACAGGTTGGAAAGAACAACATCTGAGAGCTGGAGATGAGTTTGATGAGGAAAATTACATTGAGGGGAATGAACCATTCTTTACAGATGTAAAAAAATCTATTAAAACTAAAATTGTAATATTGTTAGATCATTCTTCAAGTATTGCTTCAGATGCAATAGAGTACAAAAAAGCAACATTAGCTTTATGTGAAGTTTTGTCTTATCTTAATGTAAAGTTTGCAGTATACGCATTTAGTACAGAAAACAGAGCAGTTGTATGTTGGTCAGTTAAACCAGATAATGTAAAGTGGAATAGTATTACTGCAAAAAGATTGGCTCAAATTGTAGCCAATGGATCTACGCCATTAGCAGAGGTGTATGATAAAATGTTTCCAATTTTACAATCAAAAAGACCAGATATTTTTTTGACATTAACAGATGGAGAGCCTTCTGATCCTGATGCAGTAAGACTAATGACCAAATCATTCAAAGGATTAGGCATCAATATGGTATCTTTAGGCCTTGGTCCCAATACCGTAAGGGCAACCACAATTGCAAATAATCTAAAACATTTAGGTTATGAAAAAACTATGGCCGTAAGTAGATTAAAAGATATTCCTAGTAAGGTTATTAGTATTTTAGATGTGTAA
- a CDS encoding TATA-box-binding protein — translation MPQTKPIVSVENVVASASVDQKIDLNDITEKFPDTEYHPEQFPGLVFRLKSPRTATLIFRTGKMVCTGAKSEEMAIKAVNTVVQKLRKGKIKIKKDAVITVQNIVAAINLGGKIHLEKAARTLPRSMYEPEQFPGLIHRMLDPKTVILLFASGKLVCTGAKKESDVYRSVHNLHALLEEKNLMVYDQ, via the coding sequence ATGCCTCAAACAAAGCCAATTGTTAGTGTTGAAAACGTTGTTGCTTCAGCATCAGTAGACCAAAAAATTGATCTTAATGATATAACAGAAAAATTTCCAGATACAGAATACCATCCCGAACAATTTCCAGGATTGGTTTTTAGATTAAAAAGTCCCAGAACTGCAACGTTAATTTTCAGAACAGGAAAGATGGTTTGTACTGGCGCGAAATCTGAAGAGATGGCAATTAAAGCTGTAAACACAGTTGTTCAGAAATTAAGGAAAGGGAAAATTAAAATTAAAAAAGATGCAGTGATCACTGTTCAAAATATTGTTGCCGCAATTAATCTTGGTGGAAAAATTCATTTAGAAAAAGCTGCAAGAACTTTACCAAGAAGTATGTATGAACCAGAACAATTCCCCGGACTAATTCACAGAATGTTAGATCCAAAGACAGTGATTTTGTTATTTGCTTCTGGAAAATTAGTTTGTACTGGTGCCAAAAAAGAATCAGATGTATATCGCTCTGTTCATAATTTACACGCCTTATTAGAAGAAAAAAATCTAATGGTTTATGATCAATGA
- a CDS encoding Lrp/AsnC ligand binding domain-containing protein, which produces MATAYVLINCELGSEEAVISELKSIEGVVEVHGTFGAYDILAKVESGQVEALRETITWKIRKIPKIRSTLTLMGIEGQQ; this is translated from the coding sequence ATGGCAACAGCATATGTTCTCATAAACTGTGAGCTTGGTTCTGAAGAAGCAGTAATCTCAGAATTAAAATCCATTGAAGGAGTAGTTGAAGTACATGGTACATTTGGTGCATATGATATACTTGCCAAAGTTGAATCAGGTCAAGTTGAAGCATTGCGTGAAACCATAACTTGGAAAATTAGAAAAATTCCAAAAATACGTTCTACTCTGACCTTGATGGGTATTGAAGGCCAACAATAG
- a CDS encoding AAA family ATPase: MEEVQYLDWNNSSDILNKAFEAGLFVLIIGPKGTGKTSLVRDFAKSKNVNLQSTNFSLRTRESHLVGSKTLTDGTVTFDEGVLIKSMREGNILYLDEVNAAEADVLLRLDEALDDRRQIVLKESTGELIKAKENWFVVATINPLTHSGTKELPPQILSRFPVRIRLEYPPEDIELEIVKKHISGEHESEIIQAIKLANTLRQAAAVEELFYSPSLRETIAFAKLLDKGMTAKDAAKFVFGNVYTQWGSIEYQKVSDIITSMFGN; the protein is encoded by the coding sequence TTGGAAGAAGTTCAATATCTTGATTGGAATAATTCCTCAGATATACTAAACAAAGCTTTTGAAGCAGGTCTTTTTGTTCTAATTATTGGACCAAAGGGCACTGGTAAAACATCCCTAGTCAGAGATTTTGCAAAGAGTAAAAATGTAAATTTACAATCAACCAATTTCAGTCTAAGAACAAGAGAGAGTCACCTAGTAGGATCAAAAACCCTTACTGATGGAACTGTTACCTTTGACGAAGGAGTTTTGATAAAATCAATGAGAGAGGGAAACATACTATATTTGGATGAGGTAAATGCAGCAGAAGCCGATGTTTTACTTAGACTCGATGAAGCATTAGATGACAGACGTCAAATTGTATTAAAAGAATCTACGGGTGAATTAATTAAAGCAAAAGAAAATTGGTTTGTAGTTGCAACAATTAATCCATTAACTCATAGTGGAACAAAGGAATTACCACCTCAAATTCTAAGTAGATTCCCAGTACGAATTAGATTAGAATACCCTCCTGAAGATATTGAATTAGAAATTGTAAAAAAACATATTTCTGGAGAACATGAATCAGAGATTATTCAAGCAATAAAATTAGCAAATACATTAAGACAGGCAGCTGCTGTTGAAGAATTATTTTACTCACCTAGCTTACGAGAAACTATTGCATTTGCAAAATTGTTGGATAAAGGAATGACTGCAAAAGATGCAGCAAAATTTGTTTTTGGGAATGTTTACACACAATGGGGAAGTATAGAATACCAAAAGGTGAGTGACATCATTACGTCGATGTTTGGAAATTAA
- a CDS encoding 30S ribosomal protein S3ae, whose amino-acid sequence MARRKGRVKDKWREKRWVTVYAPDSFNNVPIAYVPITDDDNAIGRVLEVTLYDILKGDPSQHQYKIYFQINKVDGDKATTMFKRYEYSKEFLRSLVRRGSSKINFSIDIKTKDGYIFRIKLLALTHRQLNTSRQHALRLIAQDIIRKTIPEMTIDQFVQATCYSKINSDVMAAFKKVIRVRHVGLEKVKLIRTADKETVLLEA is encoded by the coding sequence TTGGCACGTAGAAAAGGTCGAGTAAAGGACAAGTGGAGAGAAAAACGCTGGGTTACAGTATATGCACCAGATTCATTTAACAACGTACCAATAGCTTATGTACCAATCACTGATGATGATAACGCAATTGGCAGGGTTTTAGAAGTTACATTATATGATATTCTGAAAGGGGATCCTTCACAGCATCAATACAAAATATATTTTCAGATTAACAAGGTTGATGGCGACAAAGCAACAACAATGTTCAAGAGATATGAATATTCAAAAGAATTCTTGCGTAGTTTAGTCAGACGTGGTTCGTCAAAAATTAACTTTAGTATAGATATCAAAACAAAAGATGGTTACATCTTCAGAATCAAATTACTTGCTCTAACACATAGACAGCTTAACACATCTAGACAACATGCCCTTAGATTAATTGCTCAGGACATTATCAGAAAGACAATTCCAGAAATGACAATTGATCAATTTGTTCAGGCAACATGTTATAGTAAAATTAATTCAGATGTAATGGCAGCATTTAAGAAAGTTATCAGAGTGAGACATGTTGGTCTTGAGAAAGTAAAACTCATCAGAACAGCAGATAAAGAAACAGTGTTACTTGAAGCCTAA
- a CDS encoding pyridoxal-phosphate dependent enzyme: MDTNQDIDNNLLQKFEEQIWNKIPHLEDNKVVNPTPLIDLTADLKECAKSVYKLDLDEKDLKVYGKFDSTLLSGSIKVRAAAHIIHNAIVSGKLKGNQTVIEATSGNFGIALGQLSKIGVNVVALVSRKLQEGVFKELRDGNIRIMDLDMDICPAPGMENKADELAAKATAGNIRSQLSELGFNPEIFDINIQEIEKLLSKQDIINLARLLAKIYGLFCPKQYDNELNTEIHRIVTGIEIDQQLQENGDSLEDYQIVCSFGTGGTSGGLSQYIAEKYDKKSIHVVFPSPGQDVAGIRTKAKASGLTLYKPETFAAEHEIDYEKAKYLLKFFVDKGHNIGESTALALFSVIEMAGSGNHSKFVVIVADGIEKYKKNFEQISKNQIPITISLQDAASIADDYDRIIWVHTQYTPKEEGIEMIARSLGVDKTKISIPKARTINDLLSTQQIPEELNNELNGTKGKSLLVCMAGNTSLMTAQVLASKGIITQSLTGGITNLPEGRGKNPGQFIKAATE, translated from the coding sequence ATGGACACAAATCAGGATATTGATAATAATCTATTACAAAAATTTGAAGAGCAAATTTGGAATAAAATACCTCATCTAGAAGATAATAAAGTGGTAAACCCAACACCATTAATTGATTTAACAGCAGATCTGAAGGAATGCGCTAAAAGTGTTTACAAATTAGATCTTGATGAAAAAGATTTGAAAGTTTATGGAAAGTTTGATTCTACATTACTTAGCGGTTCAATTAAAGTAAGAGCTGCTGCTCATATTATTCATAATGCAATTGTTTCAGGAAAATTAAAAGGGAATCAAACAGTAATTGAAGCTACTTCAGGAAACTTTGGAATTGCACTTGGTCAATTATCTAAAATTGGAGTAAATGTTGTTGCTCTAGTATCTAGAAAATTACAAGAAGGTGTGTTTAAAGAATTAAGAGATGGAAACATCCGAATAATGGATTTGGATATGGATATTTGTCCAGCACCAGGAATGGAAAATAAAGCTGATGAATTAGCTGCAAAAGCTACTGCAGGGAATATTCGTTCACAGTTATCAGAGCTTGGATTTAATCCTGAAATTTTTGACATTAATATTCAAGAGATTGAAAAATTATTGTCTAAACAAGACATCATAAATTTAGCAAGACTATTAGCAAAAATTTATGGTTTATTCTGTCCAAAACAATATGATAATGAATTGAATACAGAAATTCATAGAATTGTGACAGGTATAGAGATTGATCAACAATTACAAGAAAATGGAGATTCCTTAGAAGATTATCAAATTGTTTGTTCATTTGGTACTGGAGGAACTTCTGGAGGTTTGAGTCAATATATTGCTGAAAAATATGATAAAAAATCAATACATGTTGTGTTTCCTAGTCCAGGTCAAGATGTGGCAGGAATTAGAACTAAAGCCAAGGCTTCAGGATTAACACTTTACAAACCTGAAACATTTGCTGCAGAACATGAAATAGATTATGAAAAGGCAAAATATCTTTTGAAGTTCTTTGTTGACAAAGGTCACAATATTGGAGAAAGTACAGCACTTGCATTGTTTTCTGTTATAGAGATGGCAGGTTCAGGAAATCACAGTAAATTTGTAGTGATAGTAGCTGATGGTATTGAAAAATATAAAAAGAATTTTGAACAAATATCAAAAAATCAAATTCCAATTACAATTTCCTTACAAGATGCAGCATCAATTGCAGATGATTATGATAGAATTATTTGGGTTCATACTCAGTATACTCCAAAAGAAGAAGGTATTGAAATGATTGCAAGATCATTAGGAGTTGATAAAACAAAAATCTCCATACCAAAAGCAAGAACTATCAATGATTTATTATCAACACAACAAATTCCAGAAGAGCTTAATAACGAACTAAATGGGACAAAGGGGAAATCCTTGTTAGTTTGTATGGCTGGAAATACCTCACTTATGACTGCACAAGTTTTGGCTAGTAAAGGAATTATCACTCAAAGTCTAACTGGCGGAATTACAAATTTGCCTGAAGGGAGAGGTAAAAATCCGGGGCAATTCATCAAAGCAGCTACTGAATAA
- a CDS encoding NAD(P)/FAD-dependent oxidoreductase: protein MVDYDVIVAGGGLAGTITAQAISHYSNQNAKILVVDRNTEFLPGRKSLAGWVCGDACSKEAVDFMSERIKVEWTRPEIEHNVKGVMALSPDRETAIPFDGDGFMLNRQKLPEIQNERCKKMGIEFEYEINLTGLVYDGQQAVGIQGIDNKTKQPFKKTSKIVIDATGVTSMLRNGLQNSTKVEKRIDRRDLESTGRYIMHFEPGKKDLTEFDPDYCIIHLDQDIAPGGYGWVFPKGETKVNIGLGVEKSLLDKRNKRLGKKDNVESLMKEYLARNVAIKNAKLSEDPQDINNNSGVFQVSVRRQNDCMVSGGYMMVGDSAWMPKPIDAGGIGPALIAGTILGNNVAQALEANDVSEAGLWQYNLDYIKEYGYKTAGLELFRRLIQQMSNEQISYGMKHFLGKLDAESISKGEHPDFSGLGKIGMIIRGAMNKTVADGLRYTSKENQWLVEHYNNYPKDPSGFDEWNKTLHQRLDQAFVKVEAFGK, encoded by the coding sequence GTGGTAGATTACGATGTTATAGTTGCAGGAGGAGGTCTTGCAGGTACAATTACAGCACAGGCGATTTCTCACTATTCAAATCAAAACGCAAAAATTTTGGTTGTTGATAGAAACACAGAATTTTTGCCAGGTAGAAAATCATTAGCTGGATGGGTTTGTGGAGACGCATGTTCAAAAGAAGCAGTTGATTTTATGTCCGAAAGAATCAAAGTTGAATGGACCAGACCTGAAATCGAACATAACGTAAAAGGAGTTATGGCATTATCACCAGACAGAGAAACTGCAATTCCTTTCGATGGTGATGGATTTATGTTGAATCGTCAAAAATTACCAGAAATACAAAATGAAAGATGTAAAAAAATGGGTATTGAGTTTGAATATGAAATTAATCTAACTGGTCTAGTTTATGATGGGCAACAAGCAGTAGGAATTCAAGGCATAGATAACAAAACAAAACAACCATTCAAGAAAACATCAAAAATTGTAATTGATGCAACAGGGGTCACATCCATGCTTAGAAATGGACTTCAAAACTCTACGAAGGTAGAAAAGAGAATAGATAGACGAGATTTAGAATCAACTGGAAGATACATCATGCATTTTGAACCGGGAAAAAAGGATCTAACTGAATTTGATCCGGATTATTGTATAATTCATTTAGATCAAGATATTGCACCTGGAGGATATGGATGGGTATTTCCAAAAGGAGAGACTAAAGTTAACATTGGTTTAGGTGTAGAAAAATCTCTGTTAGATAAACGAAATAAAAGACTGGGTAAGAAAGACAATGTTGAATCACTAATGAAAGAATATCTTGCAAGAAATGTAGCTATCAAAAATGCAAAGTTATCAGAAGACCCACAAGACATCAACAATAATTCAGGAGTTTTCCAAGTTTCAGTCAGAAGACAAAACGATTGTATGGTATCTGGGGGTTACATGATGGTGGGAGATTCTGCATGGATGCCAAAACCTATTGATGCAGGAGGTATAGGACCAGCATTAATTGCAGGAACTATTTTAGGAAATAATGTAGCTCAAGCTTTAGAAGCAAATGATGTTTCTGAAGCTGGTTTATGGCAATACAATTTAGATTACATCAAAGAATACGGATACAAGACTGCAGGTCTTGAACTCTTTAGACGATTAATTCAACAAATGTCTAATGAGCAAATCAGTTATGGAATGAAACACTTTTTGGGCAAACTTGATGCTGAGTCAATTAGTAAAGGTGAGCATCCAGACTTTTCAGGATTAGGAAAAATTGGAATGATAATTAGAGGTGCAATGAACAAAACAGTTGCAGACGGACTAAGATATACTTCCAAAGAAAATCAATGGTTAGTCGAACATTACAATAATTATCCAAAAGATCCATCAGGATTTGATGAATGGAATAAAACATTGCATCAAAGACTAGATCAAGCTTTTGTTAAAGTAGAAGCATTTGGAAAATAG